The genomic region GAAAATATGGAAAAATTGAGGAAAAATGCGGTAAATCTCGTCATTCTTGCTGCGGAAAAAGTTCTGCAAGAAAAAATAACCACAGAAAAGGACATGAATCTTATTACTCAAAGCGTTCAGAAAATCTCTCTATGAAATATCGAAACCTCCACTCGAAGTTTGCAAAAGCACTCTTCCTCTCGGCTCAAAAGGAAAAAATCGAGGACAAAGTCCTTGAGGAGTTCACCGCACTTGAACAACTTTTTCAGAATGAAACTTTTCGAGAAAAGATTTCGGCGCTTTCCTCTCTCCCTTCCTCTGAACTCAAAACACTTCTGCAAAGAACTTTCGAAAATATTCTCTCTCCCCTCCTCATAAATCTCCTCATAATTCTTGGAAGTCGTCATCTGTTCTCCCTCATTCGAGGAGTATACATGAGCTATCAGAAACTCATATTTGAAAAAAATCAAATTGATATTCTTGATGTTGTTTCTGCTCGAGACCTGAGCGATGCAGAGAAAAAAAATATTCTGGAACTTCTCCAAAAACATAATCAAAAGAAGATTCATATCGAATTTTCTTTTGATACAAAGCTTCTTTCGGGACTTCAAATTTATAAAAACACGAGACTTACAGATTTGAGTTCCCGAGCACGACTCGAAAAAATTCGA from Candidatus Peregrinibacteria bacterium harbors:
- the atpH gene encoding ATP synthase F1 subunit delta, whose translation is MKYRNLHSKFAKALFLSAQKEKIEDKVLEEFTALEQLFQNETFREKISALSSLPSSELKTLLQRTFENILSPLLINLLIILGSRHLFSLIRGVYMSYQKLIFEKNQIDILDVVSARDLSDAEKKNILELLQKHNQKKIHIEFSFDTKLLSGLQIYKNTRLTDLSSRARLEKIRKNLFSLPL